A genomic segment from Corylus avellana chromosome ca5, CavTom2PMs-1.0 encodes:
- the LOC132182396 gene encoding protein trichome birefringence-like 43, protein MGGGFVVRRVLLMMISVVVVEKQAVEAKPMNRKSSTSSGSCDLFRGRWVYDPSYPLYNSTDCPFILKEFDCQKNGRPDKEYVKYTWKPSACNLPRFDGAKFVRKYRGKRIMFVGDSLSMNQWQSLTCMLHKQLPNANYTLLRTGGVSTFTFPAYDVSLMLSRNAFLVDIVREKSGRVLSLNSISSGNLWKGFDVLIFDTWHWWLHTGRKQPWDYVRYGRNTYKDMNRMEAYAKALNTWAQWVEANVDPTKTRVFFQGVSPDHMNESEWGGEANIGGAAAEKYCSQERVPAVEEKYNGVAHPAQMVLKKVLAGRKSLKGVVDLLEITRLSQLRKDGHPGVYGYGGHRGMDCTHWCLPGVPDTWNQLLYAALFHMPPAHVRVNGR, encoded by the exons ATGGGTGGTGGTTTTGTTGTAAGACGAGTGTTGCTGATGATGATCTCAGTAGTTGTTGTGGAGAAGCAAGCTGTAGAAGCGAAGCCTATGAATAGAAAGAGTAGTACTAGTAGTGGGTCCTGCGATTTGTTCCGAGGAAGATGGGTTTACGATCCTTCTTATCCCCTCTACAATTCTACAGACTGTCCATTCATTCTCAAGGAGTTTGATTGCCAAAAGAATGGTCGACCAGATAAGGAGTACGTCAAATACACATGGAAGCCCTCTGCATGCAACTTACCAAG GTTCGATGGGGCAAAATTTGTGAGAAAATATAGGGGAAAGCGCATCATGTTTGTAGGGGACTCACTGAGCATGAACCAATGGCAGTCACTGACGTGCATGCTTCATAAGCAACTACCCAACGCTAATTACACATTACTCAGGACTGGAGGCGTCTCCACCTTTACATTTCCC GCATATGATGTTTCGTTGATGTTGTCCCGCAATGCCTTCCTAGTTGACATTGTAAGGGAAAAAAGTGGGCGGGTTCTATCTCTAAACTCAATATCAAGTGGGAATTTATGGAAGGGATTTGACGTATTGATCTTCGACACGTGGCATTGGTGGCTTCACACTGGGAGAAAACAACC ATGGGATTATGTTCGATATGGAAGGAATACATACAAAGACATGAATCGGATGGAAGCGTATGCGAAAGCATTGAATACATGGGCTCAATGGGTAGAAGCCAATGTGGATCCAACCAAAACTAGGGTGTTCTTTCAGGGTGTTTCTCCAGATCATATGAA TGAAAGTGAATGGGGGGGAGAGGCAAATATTGGGGGTGCAGCAGCAGAGAAGTACTGCAGCCAAGAGAGGGTACCGGCGGTTGAAGAAAAGTATAACGGAGTTGCGCATCCGGCACAAATGGTCCTGAAAAAGGTGCTGGCGGGAAGAAAGTCATTAAAGGGAGTGGTGGATTTGCTGGAGATAACAAGGCTTTCACAGTTGAGAAAAGACGGCCACCCCGGAGTCTACGGGTATGGAGGGCACAGGGGCATGGATTGCACCCATTGGTGTCTTCCGGGAGTTCCTGATACTTGGAATCAACTCCTCTACGCAGCTCTCTTTCATAT GCCGCCCGCCCATGTTAGAGTCAATGGGCGTTAA
- the LOC132182429 gene encoding protein trichome birefringence-like 43 — MLSRLSGKSIMFVGDSLSLNQWQSLNCMLHTGAPQANYTLRRTGELSTFTFPEYDVKVLFYRHAFLVDIISRSGMGRVLKLDSIEGAKVWSGSDVLIFNSWHWWTHTGRKQPWDYIEEGSKTYKDMDRLVAFEKGLNTWAQWVDSNVDPTKTKVFFQGVSPDHSNSSIWGEANGNRCEGETEPVGGPTYPGGADPAEAVVEKVIGKMRKAVHLLNITTLSQLRKDGHPSFYHGHGHAVMDCSHWCLAGVPDTWNQLLYAALLYN, encoded by the exons ATGTTGTCAAGGCTTAGTGGGAAgagcataatgtttgtgggggACTCGTTGAGTTTGAACCAATGGCAATCACTCAATTGCATGCTTCATACAGGTGCACCACAGGCTAATTACACCTTAAGGAGGACTGGGGAGCTCTCCACATTCACATTTCCg GAGTACGATGTTAAAGTGTTGTTCTACCGGCATGCATTTCTTGTTGATATTATAAGCAGGTCTGGTATGGGGCGGGTTCTTAAGCTTGACTCAATTGAGGGCGCAAAAGTATGGAGTGGATCAGACGTATTGATCTTCAATTCATGGCATTGGTGGACTCATACAGGAAGAAAACAACC ATGGGATTATATTGAAGAAGGGAGTAAGACGTACAAAGACATGGATCGCTTGGTTGCATTCGagaaagggttgaacacatggGCTCAATGGGTTGACTCTAATGTCGACCCTACAAAGACCAAGGTCTTTTTTCAAGGGGTTTCCCCAGATCATTCCAA TTCAAGTATTTGGGGAGAAGCAAATGGAAATCGGTGCGAGGGAGAAACAGAGCCAGTGGGTGGCCCTACTTATCCAGGAGGTGCAGATCCCGCAGAGGCGGTGGTAGAGAAAGTGATAGGGAAGATGCGGAAGGCGGTCCACTTGCTTAATATTACAACCCTATCCCAGCTACGGAAAGATGGGCATCCATCATTCTACCATGGACACGGCCACGCCGTCATGGATTGCAGCCATTGGTGCCTAGCCGGTGTACCTGATACTTGGAATCAACTCTTATATGCCGCTCTCCTTTACAACTAg